The region ACCCTACCCTGTTTGTGCAGCGGGATGCGGTGGTCAAAGCCTTTATGGATCTGTACCGCAGCCAAAGCCAGGAATTTCCCGGCGAATGCAAAGACAGTGACTACAAGCGCCGCCTCAAAGCCGCCTACCCCATCCATCCCGAACTGTTCGATCGCCTCTACACCGACTGGTCCACCCTCGACAAATTCCAACGCACCCGTGGCGTACTGCGCCTGATGGCCAAAGTCATCCATACCCTCTGGGAGCGCAACGACCAAAGCCTGATGATCCTGCCTGCCCACATCCCCATGGACGATCAACAGGTGCAGTCCGAACTCACCCGCTACTTGGAGGATAACTGGCTGCCTGTCATCGATAAAGACGTAGACGGACCCAATTCCCTACCCTTAACCCTCGATTGCGGCAATTCCAACTTGGGCCGTTATTCCGCCTGTCGCCGCGTCGCCCGCACCGTCTACATGGGGTCTGCTCCCACCCTGCGAGCCGCCAATCGCGGCATTGAAGATCGCCGCATCAAGCTAGGCTGCGTACAACCCGGCGAAACCCCCCCCATCTTTGGCGATGCCCTGCGACGGCTTACCGATCAGGCCACCTACCTGTACCTCGACGGCAATCGCTACTGGATTTCCACCCAGCCCAACGTCAACCGCACCGCCCAAGAACGGGCCGAGCAACTGCTAACGCGCGATCGCTACCCCATCTGGCAACAGATCATCCAACGCCTTAAAGCCAATACCAAAGCCGACAAAAACCGAGGCGAATTCAGCACCGTCCACATCGCCCCCGACTCCACCGCCGATATCCCCGACGACTGTACCCAGGGTGTCCGGCTAGTGGTGCTGCATCCCCAATATCCCCACAGCAGAGCGAATCAGGATAGCCCCGCCCGCCAATGGGTTGAAGCAGCCCTGCACCACCGAGGCAGCAGCCCTCGCTATTACAAAAACACCCTGCTCTTCCTAGCAGCCGACCAAGCCAAACTGGAAACCCTGGAGCGCAACACCGCCCAATACTTGGCATGGAGCGCGATCGTCGCCGAAAAAGAGACCCTCAACCTGGATGCCTTCCAAACCAACCAAGCCAGCACCAAACTCCAGCAGTCCAATCAAGAGGTGGATGGGAACCTGCGCGACACCTATCAATGGCTGCTGATCCCAACCCAACCCGATGCCCAGGGCAGTATCCAGTGGAGAGAAATGCGCCTGCAGGGGCAAGACACCCCCATCCTGCAAGCCAGCCGCAAAGCCGTCCACGAAGGCGATCTGCTGCCCGTTTACTCCGCCACCAACCTGCGCCTAGATACCCTCGATCGATTCCTCTGGCGCAACACGAACCACATCGACCTGAAACAGCTATGGGAGTATTTAACTCAGTACCTCTACCTGCCCCGCCTCAAAGATCAAAACGTCTTGCTGGAAGCAGTTCGTAGCGGCATTGCATCAACCACTTGGGCAGACAGTTTTGCCTATGCCGAAGGCTTCGACGCGGCAACAGGAAAGTATCTCGGCCTGCGCGTTGCCACCGGCATCAACCCCAACATCAGCCCCCAAAGCCTGCTGGTAAAGCCAGAGGTGGCTCAGGAGCAATTGGATGGGGAGAGGAGAAGAGAGGAAAGAGAAGGGAGAAAAGAGGAAAGAGAAGGGAGAAAAGAGGAAAGCGAAACAACAAGCCAGATGCCAATGAGCAATCAACAACTCACTCCTCCCTCCTCTCGCCCTGTCTTCCGGAGATTTTATGGAAACATCGAGCTGGATGCAATGCGGATTAATCGTGACGCTTCAGCGATCGCCAACGAGGTCATTCAACACCTCACCGCCTTACCAGGTGCTACAGTCAAAATCACCCTGGAAATTGATGCTGAAATTCCGGATGGGGTTCCTGATGATGTAGCGCGTACTGTGATGGAAAATTGTCGAACACTCAAGTTTAATCGTCAATCCTTTGAGCAGAGTTGACATGGCGATCATGAAAAATGAAGGGCTGGTCTTTAACCAAACTGTAAATTTTGAGGCAGTAGCAAATATTGACCAATCCAGCGAATACGACCTTGCTGCTCAAATTGGCTTAGTAAACGGGTTATCGTAACTCGTGTTGTGCCTAGCGTGTCGGCAATATCCTGATGGGTCAGGCGGATGGGTTTAGGCATAACGGGGATACTGCTCTGCAACATTTACATTACTTGCGCGCAGTCACGAAGGGTGTGCTGTGCGCGATCGCGTACCATCAGTATTCCCTAATCGGCAAGAGTGCATGAGTTGACTGACAGTTGCAGTCGCTAAATTCGGCATTTCCTGACGACAACTTGGGCAAAACCAATAGACACCAGAGCTACGAACATGACGCAACAAGGTTCTAGTGCAGCAAATGCAATCATTATGACTATGGCTCATAGGAGGGACACCTTATATCTCCGTAAGAGCAAAAAACACAACAATCTCCAGGTAATGGCTTGAGTAGCTGTCTGCATCCGTCACACTCATAAAAGTACACACAGGCATCGAGGGGTACTTCCTCAGCCTTTTGATAGCCACAGGAGGGACAGGTGATAGTAGAGATGTGAGCGGTTGCCATTCGATGAATCCCAATTCAATGGGATTCATCATAGCGTAATCACCTGATCGGGAAGATTACTGCTCAGTGCGATGTACAAATCGGGAAAACAGCCAACGGTCACTCCCTCAACGACATCTTTGACCCTGCACTGCCCTGGTTCTTTGCGTCCGGTTCCATCTGGATTGCACCAGCGTGGCTCCCCCTCTGCTAGGTTGCGTTCTAGGGCACACAGATCACACATCATCAACAGCATGTTCTGTTCTTTCGCCACCTTTGCTAATCGTTCCCCGATCGGATCGCCCGTTCGCAGCACAAAACAGTTGTCGTCGAAGAAGAACATGCCGACCACTTCAACCCCATGTACACCGACTTCCAACTGGGGCAAAATCATCTATCCTAGCTTGTAAGTGCCCCCACGAGGATGGGCAAAAACGTAGGCAACTTTCATAGAGACTCCTGATTTATCCTGATTTAAATTGGTTGCTTGTTGCTAATGGCGTGCTGCATCTTTTCCTGAAGTTCGGAGAGCGTCATCGAGCCGATTTCTCCTGCCTGACGGGTTCGCACACTCAAGGTCTGAGTTTCCACTTCCCGCTTGCTAACAACTGCAACGATGGGAATCTTTTCTAGTTCTGCAGTGCGAAGCGGTGAATCATAATCGGACGCTGACGAGAACCGTCTGCCGCCACGTATTCCATGTCGAGCAGAAAATATGGGAATCAGCTTGACAATCCCGCTCCTTAGCAGACGAATGAAGAGCTTGGCTAACCATACTTAAACCGTACTTAACAGTAAGAATGATAATCATTCTCAGATTAACATGGTTGTACAGGAATGAACCACAGGTTCTTCATTCGTGGTGAGTTGTTTCGAACTTATGACTGGAGAATGACGGACAAGCGCTTGCTCACCAGATGCTACTGCATGGATGTTGACGGAGTTTTCTTTTCCTTAGTTGCAGCCAACGCGCCAATCTCGCGATCGATAAAGAACAGTCCCTGCCCTTCTGTGCCAATCAGTTTAATCTTGTCGAGAATACTCTTAAACAAAAATTCTTCTTGGTGTTGTTCTGCAACATACCATTGCAGAAATTGCAGTGTGGAATAATCGGGTTCTGTATTTGCTAGATGAACGAGACTATTAATCTTGCCAGTAATGAATTGTTCATGGGTATAGATTTTTTCAAACACGTCCTGCAATGAACTAAATTCTTTCGATGGTGCGTCCATGCTGCCAAGGATGGCGAGTGCACCTGTTTCTTGTAGATAGCTGATCAGCCGCCGCATGTGCATCATTTCTTCGTCGGCATGTTGGTTCAGGAAGGTGGCGCAGCCATCCAGTGCTTTGTGGGCACACCAGGAACTCATTTGCAGATAGAGGTGAGAAGAAAACATTTCCAGGTTGATTTGTTCATTCAACCGATCGATCATGGCTTGAGACAGCATTGCAATCGCTCCTACATCACAATCAAGAATTAGGGTTTACCCACTCATACAGTTCCAAACTTTCTGGCGCACAGCTATGACAACCACCACATTGCTTGCCTGCTAATTTACGAACTCGCCCCTTGCGAATGAGTTGCACTAACATTCCGCGCAGGGCATCGGCATCACTCTGAAAATGATGGGTCAGAAAATGATGGGTCAACTCTGCGAGGGAGGTTTGGGGATGGGTGCGTAAATAGTTTTGTAGTTGTTGCAGAATCATGGCTTCACTGACTGGCTAACACTCTCTGGTCGATCGCACTCTGTGGCTGAATCCGACGATGCTTGCTAAATCGTTTCAGTCCAAGCAAAACGGCAACCATGAACAGTGTCAGACCCACTAACCAGGCGATCGCACTGGCTGGATGCTGGTTCA is a window of Leptolyngbyaceae cyanobacterium JSC-12 DNA encoding:
- a CDS encoding putative ATPase (AAA+ superfamily) (IMG reference gene:2510093911~PFAM: Protein of unknown function (DUF499)), yielding MAISNHERVGRALKLLHEGLYPYFEREMIDAYTHQWPLRAAAYFDKDSVAVQASLKTDLYDFLKFMWSEWNDVFRKTLGKTERSLLSECQDIRNAWAHNPTFTTDDAYRALDTINRLLSAVSAPEAAEVEKQKQELLRLRFEDQAKRETRRATITPTEGQPQAGLKPWRDIATPHPDVASGNFQQAEFAADLWQVYLDQGSDEYRDPTEFYRRTYLTDGLQQLLTNALKRLSGQGGDPVIELQTNFGGGKTHAMLALYHLCQARQTSDLPSMEPVFQATGINQPPQNVNIAVLVGNKLQPSGIVPYGFDAAKRPMIRTLWGELAWQLGGAEGYELVRQADETSTNPGDTLTHLFNRYAPCLILIDEWVAYARQLHDNPDLAGGSFDTQFTFAQTLSESAKNAKETLLVVSIPSSDIEIGGERGKEALDRLKNAIGRVESPWRPASAEESFEIVRRRLFQPLTDPTLFVQRDAVVKAFMDLYRSQSQEFPGECKDSDYKRRLKAAYPIHPELFDRLYTDWSTLDKFQRTRGVLRLMAKVIHTLWERNDQSLMILPAHIPMDDQQVQSELTRYLEDNWLPVIDKDVDGPNSLPLTLDCGNSNLGRYSACRRVARTVYMGSAPTLRAANRGIEDRRIKLGCVQPGETPPIFGDALRRLTDQATYLYLDGNRYWISTQPNVNRTAQERAEQLLTRDRYPIWQQIIQRLKANTKADKNRGEFSTVHIAPDSTADIPDDCTQGVRLVVLHPQYPHSRANQDSPARQWVEAALHHRGSSPRYYKNTLLFLAADQAKLETLERNTAQYLAWSAIVAEKETLNLDAFQTNQASTKLQQSNQEVDGNLRDTYQWLLIPTQPDAQGSIQWREMRLQGQDTPILQASRKAVHEGDLLPVYSATNLRLDTLDRFLWRNTNHIDLKQLWEYLTQYLYLPRLKDQNVLLEAVRSGIASTTWADSFAYAEGFDAATGKYLGLRVATGINPNISPQSLLVKPEVAQEQLDGERRREEREGRKEEREGRKEESETTSQMPMSNQQLTPPSSRPVFRRFYGNIELDAMRINRDASAIANEVIQHLTALPGATVKITLEIDAEIPDGVPDDVARTVMENCRTLKFNRQSFEQS
- a CDS encoding hypothetical protein (IMG reference gene:2510093912), giving the protein MAIMKNEGLVFNQTVNFEAVANIDQSSEYDLAAQIGLVNGLS
- a CDS encoding hypothetical protein (IMG reference gene:2510093913~manually curated); this encodes MSHSHNDCICCTRTLLRHVRSSGVYWFCPSCRQEMPNLATATVSQLMHSCRLGNTDGTRSRTAHPS
- a CDS encoding hypothetical protein (IMG reference gene:2510093914) codes for the protein MMNPIELGFIEWQPLTSLLSPVPPVAIKRLRKYPSMPVCTFMSVTDADSYSSHYLEIVVFFALTEI
- a CDS encoding hypothetical protein (IMG reference gene:2510093915) → MILPQLEVGVHGVEVVGMFFFDDNCFVLRTGDPIGERLAKVAKEQNMLLMMCDLCALERNLAEGEPRWCNPDGTGRKEPGQCRVKDVVEGVTVGCFPDLYIALSSNLPDQVITL
- a CDS encoding ferritin-like protein (IMG reference gene:2510093917~PFAM: Ferritin-like domain), whose protein sequence is MLSQAMIDRLNEQINLEMFSSHLYLQMSSWCAHKALDGCATFLNQHADEEMMHMRRLISYLQETGALAILGSMDAPSKEFSSLQDVFEKIYTHEQFITGKINSLVHLANTEPDYSTLQFLQWYVAEQHQEEFLFKSILDKIKLIGTEGQGLFFIDREIGALAATKEKKTPSTSMQ
- a CDS encoding FeoC like transcriptional regulator (IMG reference gene:2510093918~PFAM: FeoC like transcriptional regulator), which codes for MILQQLQNYLRTHPQTSLAELTHHFLTHHFQSDADALRGMLVQLIRKGRVRKLAGKQCGGCHSCAPESLELYEWVNPNS